In Thioclava sp. GXIMD2076, one DNA window encodes the following:
- a CDS encoding 2'-deoxycytidine 5'-triphosphate deaminase produces MISKGEISADIAVTPEQIQPASLDLRLGLVAYRVRASFLAGRGICVTDKLADFEMHRMDLSNGAVLEKGCVYLVPLMESLALPQGISAVANAKSSTGRLDLLTRVITDHGTEFDRIPEGYSGPLFAEICPRSFSVLVRPGMRLNQIRFSGGQAALSDDELRALHMLEPLVSGQAVIDHGLGFSVDLRPETGDLVGYRAKPHTGVIDLDRIGEYNPTEFWEELRTTEGRIILDPGAFYILVSREAVTIPPDFAAEMAPYLAMVGEFRVHYAGFFDPGFGHGAAGGQGSRGVLEVRCHEAPFVLEHGQIVGRLVYEHMAERPKRLYGADLKSNYQGQGLKLAKHFRAS; encoded by the coding sequence ATGATCTCCAAAGGCGAGATCTCCGCCGATATCGCGGTAACTCCCGAGCAGATACAGCCCGCCAGCCTCGACCTGCGGCTGGGCCTTGTGGCCTATCGGGTGCGCGCCTCCTTCCTTGCGGGACGTGGCATCTGTGTGACCGACAAACTTGCCGATTTCGAGATGCACCGGATGGATCTCTCCAATGGGGCGGTGCTCGAAAAGGGGTGTGTCTATCTTGTGCCTTTGATGGAATCGCTTGCGCTGCCGCAGGGCATCAGCGCGGTGGCCAATGCCAAATCCTCCACCGGTCGTCTGGATCTGCTGACCCGCGTCATCACCGATCACGGCACCGAATTCGACCGTATCCCCGAAGGCTATAGCGGCCCGCTTTTTGCCGAGATCTGCCCGCGCAGTTTCTCGGTTCTAGTGCGACCGGGAATGCGGCTTAATCAGATCCGTTTCTCGGGCGGTCAGGCGGCACTCTCGGATGACGAGTTGCGCGCCCTGCATATGCTGGAGCCCCTTGTCAGCGGTCAGGCGGTGATTGACCACGGTCTGGGCTTCTCGGTCGATCTACGCCCCGAGACGGGCGATCTGGTGGGCTACCGCGCCAAACCCCATACCGGCGTGATCGATCTGGACCGGATCGGTGAATACAATCCGACCGAGTTCTGGGAAGAGCTGCGCACGACCGAGGGCCGGATCATCCTTGATCCCGGCGCGTTCTATATCCTTGTCTCGCGTGAGGCGGTGACCATTCCGCCCGATTTCGCGGCCGAGATGGCACCCTATCTGGCGATGGTGGGCGAATTCCGCGTGCATTACGCGGGCTTCTTCGATCCGGGGTTCGGGCATGGGGCCGCTGGCGGGCAAGGCTCGCGCGGCGTGCTGGAAGTGCGCTGCCATGAGGCACCCTTCGTTCTGGAACATGGCCAGATCGTGGGCCGGCTGGTCTACGAGCACATGGCCGAGCGCCCCAAGCGTCTCTATGGCGCCGATCTCAAGTCGAACTATCAGGGACAGGGCCTGAAGCTCGCCAAACATTTCCGGGCGAGCTGA
- a CDS encoding MerR family transcriptional regulator, with amino-acid sequence MAKSADAFRTISETSEIVGVPSHVLRFWEGKFPQIKPTKRAGNRRYYRPDDIALLCGIRQLLHEDGLTIRGAQKVLKEQGIRHVSDLGRERLEAAEPLMDPSENLLAEREATETDAVSESMPVLSADDEAPQTAPVEDDAPHQPHSFLPEFDPLPGEEVMDSVPEDTAEAAPGMHDAASPSDLPPSFDDVWAQTPLFDDEPEEEEDFSPLIEDETDAPETEAAAGDDAARGAETAPVEAPVEASVDAPVPQAEAVVPPAPRPSPEQSAAALAEISAPQASAEEPDHLPPTRISVVVARISTIRPEQMTRTEQVALRRAADKLHALRRELSREIRP; translated from the coding sequence ATGGCAAAATCTGCCGATGCCTTCCGGACGATCTCCGAGACCTCCGAGATTGTGGGCGTGCCCTCGCATGTCCTGCGCTTCTGGGAGGGGAAATTCCCGCAAATCAAGCCGACCAAGCGCGCGGGCAACCGCCGTTATTATCGTCCGGACGACATTGCCCTGCTCTGCGGTATCCGCCAGCTTCTCCACGAGGACGGTCTGACCATCCGCGGCGCGCAGAAAGTGCTGAAGGAACAGGGCATCCGGCATGTGAGCGATTTGGGTCGGGAACGGCTTGAGGCGGCAGAGCCGCTGATGGACCCGTCCGAAAACCTCTTGGCAGAGCGCGAGGCCACAGAGACCGATGCGGTTTCTGAGAGCATGCCAGTGCTGTCCGCAGATGATGAAGCACCACAAACCGCTCCGGTCGAAGACGACGCCCCGCATCAGCCCCATAGTTTCCTGCCGGAATTTGACCCCCTTCCCGGCGAAGAGGTCATGGACAGCGTCCCCGAAGACACGGCCGAAGCCGCCCCCGGGATGCACGACGCCGCCTCCCCTTCAGACCTGCCGCCAAGCTTTGACGATGTCTGGGCGCAGACACCGCTTTTCGACGATGAGCCGGAGGAGGAGGAAGACTTCTCCCCGCTGATCGAGGACGAGACCGACGCGCCGGAAACAGAAGCCGCTGCCGGGGACGACGCCGCGCGGGGAGCGGAAACAGCCCCGGTCGAAGCCCCGGTCGAAGCCTCAGTCGATGCCCCTGTACCGCAGGCAGAGGCCGTGGTGCCGCCCGCGCCCCGCCCGAGCCCCGAGCAGAGCGCCGCAGCCCTTGCCGAGATCTCGGCGCCGCAGGCCAGCGCCGAGGAACCCGACCATCTGCCGCCCACCCGAATCTCGGTGGTCGTTGCGCGAATCTCCACGATCCGCCCTGAGCAGATGACGCGCACCGAACAGGTTGCCCTGCGCCGCGCCGCCGACAAACTGCATGCGCTGCGCCGTGAACTGTCGCGCGAAATCCGTCCCTGA
- the ihfA gene encoding integration host factor subunit alpha, with translation MSKTLTRMDLSEAVFREVGLSRNESAQLVEDVLQHVSDALVAGETVKISSFGTFSIRDKASRMGRNPKTGEEVPISPRRVLSFRPSHLMKDRVAEGNSK, from the coding sequence ATGTCCAAGACACTGACGCGTATGGATCTCAGCGAGGCCGTCTTCCGTGAAGTCGGTCTCTCCCGCAATGAATCGGCCCAGCTGGTCGAAGATGTGCTGCAGCATGTCTCCGATGCGCTCGTGGCGGGCGAAACCGTGAAGATCTCCTCTTTCGGCACCTTCTCCATCCGCGACAAGGCCTCGCGTATGGGTCGCAATCCCAAGACCGGCGAGGAAGTTCCGATCAGCCCGCGCCGTGTGCTCAGCTTCCGCCCCTCGCATCTGATGAAGGATCGCGTGGCCGAAGGTAACTCGAAATAA
- a CDS encoding beta-ketoacyl-ACP synthase III, with protein sequence MTIRAVVRGVGHYLPERIVENAEFEATLETSDEWIRSRTGIERRHFAAEGETTSQLAVKAAEAALKSAGMEANEIDAIVVATSTPDFTFPSVATMVQAGLGSTNGFAYDVQAVCAGFIFALTNANGLIVSGQAERVLVIGAETFSRIMDWEDRSTCVLFGDGAGALILEAADGTGTSDDRGILASDLHSDGRYRELLYVDGGVSSTGQSGHLRMQGNQVFRHAVTKLAQTAHTALGKLGMTGENVDWIVPHQANARIISATAEKMGVPMERVIVTVQDHGNTSAASIPLALSVGASEGKLKTGDVVVVEAIGGGLAWGSAVLRW encoded by the coding sequence ATGACGATCAGAGCCGTGGTCCGTGGTGTCGGGCATTACCTGCCCGAACGCATTGTTGAGAATGCAGAATTCGAGGCCACGCTCGAGACGTCCGATGAATGGATCCGCTCGCGGACCGGCATCGAGCGGCGCCATTTCGCCGCCGAAGGGGAAACCACCTCGCAACTGGCGGTCAAGGCCGCTGAGGCCGCGCTGAAAAGTGCCGGGATGGAAGCCAACGAGATCGATGCGATCGTCGTGGCAACATCCACTCCCGATTTCACCTTCCCTTCTGTCGCCACCATGGTGCAGGCCGGTCTCGGTTCGACCAACGGCTTTGCCTATGATGTGCAGGCTGTCTGCGCAGGCTTCATCTTCGCGCTGACCAATGCCAACGGGCTGATCGTGTCGGGTCAGGCCGAGCGCGTGCTGGTGATCGGCGCCGAGACCTTCTCGCGGATCATGGATTGGGAAGACCGTTCTACCTGCGTGCTCTTCGGAGATGGCGCGGGCGCGCTAATCCTCGAAGCCGCCGATGGCACCGGCACCTCCGATGACCGCGGCATCCTCGCCTCGGATCTGCATTCGGACGGGCGCTACCGCGAACTCCTTTATGTCGATGGCGGTGTGTCGAGCACCGGCCAGTCGGGCCATCTGCGCATGCAGGGCAATCAGGTCTTCCGCCATGCGGTGACCAAGCTCGCCCAGACCGCGCATACCGCCTTGGGCAAGCTGGGCATGACCGGTGAGAATGTCGACTGGATCGTGCCGCATCAGGCCAATGCCCGGATCATCTCGGCCACCGCCGAGAAGATGGGCGTGCCGATGGAGCGCGTGATCGTCACCGTGCAGGACCATGGCAACACCTCGGCTGCCTCGATCCCACTGGCCCTCTCGGTCGGTGCCTCCGAGGGCAAGCTGAAGACCGGCGATGTGGTCGTGGTCGAGGCGATCGGTGGTGGATTGGCATGGGGTTCGGCCGTCCTTCGCTGGTAA
- the plsX gene encoding phosphate acyltransferase PlsX, whose product MGGDHGPSVVVDGIARAAKKSPDLRFLLNGPEAELRSLVAARGLENIVTIRHAKDVVRMEDKPSQVMRNGKDSSMWASVDAVREKSAQVAVSCGNTGALMALSMLRLRKLPGVNRPAIASFWPSQNTAGWCVMLDMGADIKADAPDLLTYALMGSSYCRNALNIERPRVGLLNVGTEEHKGRAEIREAYGLCRDAQERGDFEFVGFVEGSDLSSNKADVIVTDGFTGNIALKTGEGTAKLAGRLLKEALTSSVMSKLGAMLAMKSLKRLSERIDPRRANGGVFLGLNGTVVKSHGSADALGVAAAIDLAARLAASGFAERLAARVASDLPLGQDAATTDAATYKNE is encoded by the coding sequence ATGGGGGGCGATCATGGCCCCTCTGTCGTGGTCGACGGTATCGCGCGCGCCGCGAAGAAGTCTCCTGATCTGCGCTTCCTGCTCAATGGCCCCGAAGCGGAGCTTCGCAGCCTCGTTGCGGCACGCGGTCTGGAGAATATTGTGACCATCCGCCACGCGAAAGACGTGGTGCGGATGGAGGACAAGCCTTCCCAGGTCATGCGTAATGGCAAGGACAGCTCCATGTGGGCCTCCGTCGATGCCGTGCGCGAGAAATCTGCACAGGTTGCCGTGAGCTGCGGCAATACCGGCGCGCTGATGGCGCTGTCGATGTTGCGTCTGCGCAAACTCCCGGGGGTCAACCGTCCGGCCATCGCAAGCTTCTGGCCCTCGCAGAATACGGCGGGCTGGTGCGTCATGCTCGATATGGGCGCCGACATCAAAGCCGATGCGCCCGACCTTCTGACCTATGCGCTGATGGGCAGCTCCTATTGCCGCAACGCGCTCAATATCGAGCGTCCGCGTGTGGGCCTGCTGAATGTCGGCACCGAGGAACATAAGGGCCGCGCCGAGATCCGCGAGGCCTATGGCCTGTGCCGTGATGCCCAAGAGCGCGGTGATTTCGAATTCGTAGGCTTTGTTGAGGGCAGTGATCTGTCGTCGAACAAGGCTGACGTGATCGTGACCGACGGGTTTACCGGCAATATCGCCCTGAAAACCGGCGAGGGCACCGCCAAGCTTGCGGGGCGTCTTCTGAAGGAGGCGCTGACCTCTTCGGTGATGTCCAAACTCGGCGCGATGCTTGCCATGAAATCGCTCAAACGCCTGTCCGAAAGGATCGATCCACGTCGTGCCAATGGCGGGGTCTTCCTCGGCCTGAACGGCACAGTGGTGAAATCGCATGGCTCGGCCGATGCGCTGGGGGTGGCAGCCGCCATCGATCTGGCGGCACGTCTGGCCGCTTCGGGCTTTGCTGAAAGACTCGCGGCGCGGGTTGCAAGTGACCTCCCCCTTGGGCAGGATGCCGCAACTACCGACGCTGCCACTTATAAAAACGAGTAA
- the rpmF gene encoding 50S ribosomal protein L32, giving the protein MAVPQNKVTRSRRNMRRAHDALVAANPAECPNCGELKRPHHVCGACGHYDDREVVAAADEVDLDDDAA; this is encoded by the coding sequence ATGGCTGTCCCTCAGAATAAAGTCACGCGCTCCCGCCGCAACATGCGCCGCGCGCATGACGCACTTGTCGCTGCAAATCCGGCTGAATGCCCGAACTGCGGCGAGCTGAAGCGCCCGCACCACGTTTGTGGCGCTTGCGGCCACTACGACGACCGTGAAGTCGTCGCAGCTGCTGACGAAGTCGATCTTGACGACGACGCGGCATAA
- a CDS encoding DUF177 domain-containing protein, whose amino-acid sequence MTDGTPLEMPWSHPVTVKDLNARKPLRFEISPDKAQRKAIADWADIVSVGTLMFKGELAPAGKHDFILTGKLIAQITQSCVITLEPVPGEVRESVSRRYLRDWVEPTAEESEIPEDDSAEALPAVIDLAHVALEAFELGLPLYPRKEGVELGETVVTKPGEAPLRDADLKPFANLKALMDKKGGNA is encoded by the coding sequence ATGACAGACGGCACGCCACTCGAAATGCCTTGGTCCCATCCGGTGACGGTAAAAGACCTTAATGCACGCAAGCCCCTGCGCTTCGAAATCTCGCCGGACAAGGCGCAGCGCAAGGCCATCGCCGACTGGGCGGATATCGTCTCGGTCGGGACGCTGATGTTCAAGGGCGAGCTTGCTCCCGCCGGCAAGCATGATTTCATCCTGACCGGCAAACTGATCGCCCAGATCACGCAATCTTGCGTCATCACGCTCGAGCCGGTGCCGGGCGAGGTGCGGGAATCGGTCAGCCGCCGCTACCTGCGTGACTGGGTCGAGCCCACGGCAGAAGAATCGGAGATCCCCGAGGATGACAGTGCCGAGGCCCTGCCTGCTGTGATCGATCTGGCGCATGTGGCACTCGAGGCCTTCGAGCTGGGCCTGCCGCTCTATCCGCGCAAGGAAGGTGTGGAACTGGGCGAGACCGTCGTTACCAAGCCCGGCGAGGCACCTTTACGCGACGCGGATCTCAAACCTTTCGCAAACCTGAAGGCTTTGATGGACAAAAAGGGCGGAAACGCGTAA
- a CDS encoding outer membrane protein assembly factor BamE encodes MSIGFAPRRLIQGAALCAVIGLGACSPIYRNHGYVPTDEDLSQVKVGQTTKEELDTLVGRPSSSGVLEGSDWYYVGSRWKRMGWSASKEIDRQVLAVSFTQSGVVSDIERYSLKDGHVVSPTHRVTEANVKGIGLIRQLLGSVGRMDAGSLLGDNSPSN; translated from the coding sequence GTGAGCATTGGTTTCGCACCGCGCCGCCTGATACAGGGGGCAGCCCTTTGTGCAGTGATCGGGCTTGGCGCATGTTCGCCTATCTATCGCAATCACGGCTATGTGCCGACCGACGAGGACCTGTCGCAGGTGAAAGTCGGCCAGACGACCAAGGAAGAGCTCGATACACTTGTCGGGCGTCCCAGCTCTTCGGGCGTGCTGGAAGGATCCGACTGGTATTATGTGGGCTCGCGCTGGAAGCGGATGGGCTGGAGCGCGTCGAAAGAGATCGACCGTCAGGTGCTGGCTGTCAGCTTCACCCAGTCGGGCGTTGTTTCCGATATCGAGCGCTACTCGCTCAAAGACGGTCATGTGGTCTCGCCGACCCATCGTGTGACCGAAGCGAATGTGAAGGGCATCGGCCTGATCCGCCAGCTTCTGGGCTCGGTGGGCCGCATGGATGCGGGGTCGCTCCTCGGGGATAATAGCCCGAGCAACTGA
- a CDS encoding GNAT family N-acyltransferase, which yields MSYSLMRGRYLARLAGSAEDLAAVQALRGLCFRGAGAVDADAYDAICQHVMIEESGSGQLVCCLRLLQLASGAQIGRSYSAQFYGLDPLRAYPAPMVEMGRFCIHPEHHDADILRVAWGAVTHFVDEAQVGMLFGCSSFKGTDWRAHADSLAHLAQGYLAPARWLPQVKAGAVVPYARALLGVAGDRKQALLRMPALLRSYLAMGGWVSDHAVIDPDLGTLHVFTGLEIAAIPAARARALRAVAG from the coding sequence ATGAGCTATTCGCTGATGAGGGGGCGCTATCTGGCGCGGCTGGCAGGCTCGGCGGAGGATCTGGCGGCTGTGCAGGCGCTCAGGGGGCTGTGTTTCCGGGGGGCAGGGGCGGTGGATGCCGATGCCTATGATGCGATCTGCCAGCATGTGATGATCGAGGAGAGCGGCTCGGGGCAGCTTGTGTGCTGTCTGCGGCTTTTGCAGCTCGCCTCCGGCGCGCAGATCGGGCGGAGTTATTCGGCGCAGTTCTACGGGCTGGATCCTTTGCGGGCCTATCCTGCGCCGATGGTCGAAATGGGGCGGTTCTGTATCCATCCCGAGCATCATGACGCCGATATCCTGCGTGTGGCATGGGGGGCGGTTACCCATTTTGTGGACGAGGCGCAGGTGGGGATGCTGTTTGGATGCTCGTCGTTCAAGGGGACCGACTGGCGCGCCCATGCCGATAGTCTCGCGCATCTGGCGCAGGGGTATCTGGCGCCGGCGCGCTGGCTGCCGCAGGTCAAGGCTGGTGCAGTGGTGCCCTATGCCCGCGCGCTCTTGGGTGTGGCAGGGGACCGGAAACAGGCCCTGCTGCGCATGCCGGCGCTGCTGCGCAGCTATCTGGCGATGGGGGGATGGGTGTCCGATCATGCGGTGATCGATCCTGATCTGGGCACGCTGCATGTGTTTACCGGTCTCGAGATCGCGGCCATTCCGGCAGCCCGTGCCCGGGCCTTGCGGGCTGTGGCGGGCTGA
- a CDS encoding ATP-binding cassette domain-containing protein, whose protein sequence is MARAPILQLSDISLAHGGDPVFDGLDLVVQQGDRVALVGRNGTGKSTLMKVMAKLVEADHGDVVIPPGISVGYMEQEPDLSGYATLGEYAASGLDPAESYRVEMVAEGLKLNMEASPETASGGERRRAALAKLLAEAPELMLLDEPTNHLDIEAIGWLEEELKSTRAAYVVISHDRAFLKALTRATLWIDRGKVRRLERGFEHFEEWREEVWAAEDEARAKLDKKIKVEAKWAVEGISARRKRNQGRLRALQDMRAERSSQIKRQGVAAMEIDSGKASGKRVIEAKGLTKVFGGKTIVEDFDLRVLRGDRIAFVGPNGVGKTTLLKMLMGQLEPDAGTITLGTNLEIAIFDQTRAALDPEQTLWEGLVNDPDMAVRGASDQVMVRGTPKHVVAYLKDFLFDEAQARAPIKSLSGGERARLLLARIMAKASNVLVLDEPTNDLDVETLDLLQDILGDYDGTVLLVSHDRDFIDRVASTTIAMEGNGRAVVYAGGWSDYRHQRSLTAAEEKAGTKPSASSTKPAAAAAGSAAVSAAKPEAKLSFTEKHRLEELPKVIERLEAEIAKLEEFLSAPDLFAKEPVKFQKATDALVERQDALSSAEEEWMELEEKAQG, encoded by the coding sequence ATGGCACGTGCACCTATTTTACAGCTTTCCGATATTTCGCTGGCCCATGGCGGCGATCCCGTGTTCGACGGTCTCGATCTTGTTGTCCAGCAGGGCGACCGTGTGGCGCTTGTGGGCCGCAACGGCACCGGCAAGTCGACGCTCATGAAGGTCATGGCGAAGCTTGTCGAAGCCGATCATGGCGATGTGGTGATCCCGCCGGGGATCTCGGTCGGCTATATGGAGCAGGAGCCCGATCTGTCGGGCTATGCGACATTGGGCGAATATGCGGCCTCGGGGCTCGATCCGGCCGAGAGTTACCGGGTCGAGATGGTGGCCGAGGGGCTGAAGCTGAACATGGAGGCCTCGCCCGAGACGGCCTCTGGCGGCGAGCGCCGCCGTGCCGCTCTGGCGAAACTGCTGGCCGAGGCGCCCGAGTTGATGCTTCTGGACGAGCCGACCAACCATCTTGATATCGAGGCGATCGGCTGGCTGGAAGAGGAGCTGAAATCCACCAGAGCCGCTTATGTGGTAATCTCGCATGACCGGGCCTTCCTGAAGGCGCTGACGCGGGCGACCCTGTGGATCGATCGCGGGAAAGTGCGGCGCCTGGAGCGCGGCTTCGAGCATTTCGAGGAATGGCGCGAAGAGGTTTGGGCGGCCGAGGACGAGGCACGTGCCAAGCTGGACAAGAAGATCAAGGTCGAGGCGAAATGGGCCGTGGAGGGGATTTCCGCACGGCGCAAGCGCAATCAGGGGCGTCTTCGGGCATTGCAGGATATGCGCGCCGAGCGCTCGAGCCAGATCAAGCGGCAGGGCGTGGCCGCGATGGAGATCGATTCGGGCAAGGCCTCGGGCAAGCGCGTGATCGAGGCCAAGGGCCTGACCAAGGTCTTTGGCGGCAAGACCATCGTGGAGGATTTCGACCTGCGGGTCCTGCGTGGCGACCGGATCGCCTTTGTCGGCCCGAACGGGGTGGGCAAGACCACGCTTCTGAAAATGCTGATGGGGCAGCTTGAGCCCGATGCCGGCACGATCACGCTGGGCACCAATCTGGAGATCGCGATTTTCGACCAGACCCGCGCGGCGCTCGATCCCGAGCAGACGCTGTGGGAGGGACTGGTGAACGACCCCGATATGGCGGTGCGCGGGGCATCGGATCAGGTGATGGTGCGCGGCACACCCAAACATGTGGTGGCCTATCTCAAGGACTTCCTCTTTGACGAGGCCCAGGCGCGCGCGCCGATCAAATCGCTTTCGGGTGGCGAGCGGGCGCGGCTTTTGCTGGCACGGATTATGGCCAAGGCCTCGAATGTGCTGGTGCTCGACGAGCCGACCAACGATCTCGATGTGGAGACGCTTGATCTTCTGCAGGATATTCTGGGCGATTATGACGGCACCGTTTTGCTGGTGAGCCACGATCGTGATTTCATCGACCGGGTGGCCTCGACTACGATCGCGATGGAGGGCAATGGCCGTGCGGTGGTCTATGCCGGTGGCTGGAGCGATTACCGCCACCAGCGCTCGCTGACCGCGGCGGAGGAAAAGGCCGGCACCAAGCCTTCGGCATCCTCGACCAAGCCAGCTGCGGCCGCCGCCGGGTCTGCCGCCGTATCCGCCGCGAAACCGGAGGCCAAGCTGAGTTTCACCGAGAAGCACCGGCTGGAAGAATTGCCGAAAGTCATTGAACGGCTCGAGGCCGAGATCGCCAAGCTGGAGGAGTTTCTCTCGGCGCCCGATCTCTTTGCCAAGGAACCGGTGAAATTCCAGAAAGCCACCGATGCGTTGGTCGAGCGGCAGGATGCCTTGTCCAGTGCCGAGGAGGAATGGATGGAGCTGGAAGAGAAGGCTCAGGGCTGA
- a CDS encoding histidine kinase dimerization/phosphoacceptor domain -containing protein: MQAPLHPREAERLKALRSYDIVDTEFEAEFEEVVDFVREVCDVPVVLISLVEEDRQWFKAKRGLEAAETPREQAICAYTVLQDDILEIEDTLADPRTQTNCLCTDDPDLRFYAGMPLITKDGLAIGSLCALDHRPRVLSDLQRQTLRVMARQVMAQLELRRTLRLARELRGEVDHRVKNSLQSLAALASIKARNVASDEGREALRAIQRRIQTVAMLHEQLYRSDSGAAVNLGVYLTDVARYLEGQTPDRVSIACETCDLAVVAEQSAALGTLVNEFVANSIKHGYPDGRRGNIRVVLRMLGPEDASLELSDDGVGLPEGGVKRKGLGLQIMEASAAQAAGTYEIVPVAAGFAVAVRFRPRETRDPV, from the coding sequence ATGCAAGCCCCGCTGCACCCGCGTGAAGCCGAGCGCCTGAAGGCGCTGCGTTCTTATGATATCGTCGATACCGAATTCGAGGCGGAATTCGAGGAAGTTGTCGATTTCGTGCGCGAGGTCTGTGATGTGCCTGTGGTGCTGATCTCTCTCGTGGAAGAGGATCGGCAATGGTTCAAGGCAAAACGCGGGCTGGAAGCTGCCGAGACGCCGCGCGAGCAGGCGATCTGCGCGTATACCGTGCTGCAGGACGACATCCTCGAGATCGAGGATACGCTGGCAGATCCGCGGACACAGACCAATTGTCTGTGCACCGATGATCCCGATCTGCGGTTCTATGCGGGGATGCCATTGATCACCAAGGACGGTCTGGCTATCGGCAGCCTTTGCGCGCTCGATCACCGTCCGCGTGTGCTGAGCGATCTGCAGCGCCAGACTCTGCGGGTGATGGCGCGTCAGGTGATGGCCCAGCTGGAATTGCGCCGCACGCTGCGGCTTGCGCGCGAGTTGCGCGGCGAGGTGGATCATCGCGTGAAGAACTCGCTGCAATCGCTGGCGGCGCTGGCGTCGATCAAGGCGCGTAACGTAGCCTCCGACGAAGGGCGGGAGGCTTTGCGCGCGATCCAGCGCCGGATCCAGACGGTCGCGATGCTGCACGAACAGCTCTATCGTTCCGACAGCGGTGCGGCGGTCAATCTGGGGGTCTATCTGACGGATGTGGCGCGCTATCTTGAAGGGCAGACGCCCGACCGCGTAAGTATCGCCTGCGAAACCTGCGATCTGGCTGTGGTGGCCGAGCAATCAGCGGCCTTGGGCACGCTGGTCAACGAGTTCGTCGCCAATTCCATCAAACATGGCTATCCTGACGGGCGTCGCGGCAATATCCGTGTGGTTCTGCGTATGCTTGGCCCCGAGGATGCTTCTCTCGAGCTGTCCGATGACGGGGTCGGGTTGCCGGAGGGGGGCGTGAAACGCAAAGGATTGGGGCTGCAGATCATGGAGGCCTCCGCGGCGCAGGCTGCCGGAACCTACGAGATCGTGCCGGTCGCGGCGGGCTTTGCGGTGGCGGTCCGCTTCCGGCCGCGCGAGACCCGCGATCCGGTCTGA
- the rplU gene encoding 50S ribosomal protein L21, which translates to MFAVLKTGGKQYKVQAGDVLRVELIAAEAGDKVQFNEILMVGGDNLVVGAPFVEGAAVQAEVIDSIKADKVITYHKRRRKHSSQRTRGHRQKLTLLRVTDIVASGADASVKEAVGTAVARRAAHETK; encoded by the coding sequence ATGTTTGCGGTCCTCAAGACTGGCGGCAAGCAATACAAGGTTCAGGCGGGCGACGTGCTCCGCGTGGAACTGATTGCAGCCGAAGCTGGCGACAAAGTCCAGTTCAATGAAATTCTGATGGTTGGCGGCGACAATCTGGTCGTCGGCGCGCCCTTCGTCGAAGGTGCAGCCGTTCAGGCCGAAGTGATCGATTCGATCAAAGCCGACAAGGTCATCACCTACCACAAGCGCCGCCGGAAGCACTCCTCGCAGCGTACCCGTGGTCACCGCCAGAAGCTGACGCTGCTGCGCGTCACCGACATCGTCGCCTCGGGCGCAGATGCTTCGGTCAAAGAAGCTGTTGGCACCGCCGTCGCACGTCGTGCGGCTCACGAAACCAAGTAA
- the rpmA gene encoding 50S ribosomal protein L27: MAHKKAGGSSRNGRDSAGRRLGVKLYGGQAAIPGNIIVRQRGTKVWAGENVMMGKDHTLFAVAEGKIEFKKGLKGRTFVSVLPVAEAAE; this comes from the coding sequence ATGGCACACAAGAAAGCAGGCGGTTCGTCCCGTAACGGTCGCGATTCCGCAGGTCGTCGTCTTGGCGTCAAGCTCTATGGCGGTCAGGCAGCTATCCCGGGCAACATCATCGTGCGTCAGCGCGGCACCAAAGTCTGGGCCGGCGAGAACGTCATGATGGGCAAAGACCACACCCTCTTCGCCGTTGCCGAAGGCAAGATCGAGTTCAAGAAGGGCCTCAAGGGCCGCACCTTCGTCTCGGTTCTTCCTGTTGCGGAGGCGGCCGAGTAA